A single Danio rerio strain Tuebingen ecotype United States chromosome 17, GRCz12tu, whole genome shotgun sequence DNA region contains:
- the nipal3 gene encoding NIPA-like protein 3 (The RefSeq protein has 4 substitutions compared to this genomic sequence) — protein MNSVSMAQKDGMLADSYTDNLIGTLLAIFGNLLVSISVSIQKQSHVTLAGNKDPRQYYYTKTWLLGLVLMVLGEGALFVSYAFAPLSLIAPLNAVSVISSSILGFLFLREKWKAQEFLKRYILTFLGCAMTAGGTYLFVTFGPNSHEKLNAENIVKHVISWPFLLYLLLGIIAFCLVLYYYKQRNANYLVLILLLVALLGSVTVITVKAVSGMIVLSIVGPLQLSYPIFYVMFVCMVATIVFQASFLAQASHLYDSSLIACVNYIFCTTFAIGGGAVFYQEFNHEDVLHICLFLLGCAICFLGVFLITKNKRKAKSFEPYVTMDMAKGIPTIHNKGWAVQPDYNGSFSYGALENNDSVAPVTLPVNHEQSVSPGPVSSYQPSELKKD, from the exons ATGAACAGCGTCAGCATGGCACAAAAGGACGGGATGATGACAGACTCTTATACC GACAACCTTATTGGCACATTATTAGCTATCTTTGGGAACCTGTTGGTCAGCATCTCAGTCAGCATTCAG aaacaaAGTCATGTGACGCTGGCTGGAAACAAAGACCCAAGGCAATATTACTACACTAAAACCTGGTGGTTGGGCCTGGTGTTGATGGTTCTGGGCGAGGGAGCTCTGTTTGTGTCTTATGCATTTGCGCCACTCTCTCTTATAGCTCCTCTGAATGCCGTGTCTGTCATAT CAAGCTCCATCTTAGGTTTTCTATTTTTGCGGGAAAAATGGAAGGCACAAGAATTCTTGC AGCGCTACATCTTAACTTTCCTGGGCTGTGCTATGACTGCGGGCGGTACTTACCTCTTTGTGACATTTGGGCCAAACTCTCATGAGAAACTGAATGCAGAGAACATAGTGAAACATGTCATCTCCTGGCCTTTCCTCTTATACTTG CTTCTGGGGATCATTGCATTCTGTCTGGTGCTGTATTATTACAAACAGCGGAACGCAAACTATCTTGTCCTGATTCTGCTACTGGTGGCTTTGCTTG GTTCAGTGACTGTAATCACAGTGAAGGCGGTTTCTGGGATGATTGTGCTCAGCATTGTGGGTCCTCTACAGCTGTCATATCCCATATTTTATGTCATGTTCGTCTGCATGGTGGCTACGATTGTCTTCCAAGCATC atttttagcTCAGGCATCTCACCTGTATGATTCCTCGCTCATCGCCTGTGTGAATTACATTTTCTGCACAACATTTGCAATCGGGGGAG GAGCTGTATTTTATCAGGAATTCAACCATGAAGATGTCTTGCACATATGCTTGTTTCTGTTGGG ATGTGCTATTTGCTTTCTTGGAGTGTTCCTGATCACCAAAAACAAGAGAAAAGCCAAATCCTTTGAGCCGTATGTCACTATGGACATGGCGAAAG GTATTCCTACCATTCATAACAAAGGCTGGGCTGTGCAGCCTGATTATAATGGCTCATTTTCTTATGGTGCGCTGGAAAACAACGACAGCGTGGCTCCTGTGACGCTTCCAGTGAACCATGAGCAGTCCGTCTCTCCTGGCCCTGTTAGCTCATACCAACCATCAGAACTGAAGAAAGACTGA